The genomic interval ACAGTTGTTTGTTAATTGGTTATTTTCCTTGAAGCACTTTTgagggcatatatatatatatatatatatatatatatatatatatatatatatatatatatatatatatatatatataatattttaatgtttttctctAAACATTTACGCAGACAAGTTCATAACATGAAGACCCTAACCTTTTTCAGCAATCTCCATTTGTGATAAGTCTGTATCTTGATCACTATTGTGTGAACACATGTAGCTGCAACTGATGATATTTATTAACACAACAGGCTACTCATTCAAAATGTAGCAGTCACAACTTACTTAAACATAAAACAGCTATTACCCTGAAGAATCTGGATGTGGAATTTTATTTACTGAATTTCTTATACTAACTCtcattttatgattttttttctttgatatgtGGATGTATTACTGTCATGatgctaaaaatgataagaattaTTCTTACTGAAAATTGTAAGTTGTTAAGAGTGAAAAAGTATGAGACGTATCATAAGCTgaaacatatattttttcttaatctatGTGCAAAACTGTGAGAAACATCATTGGTTGAGATATTTATATTCTAAACTTTCTTGTAAAAAATCTCTGAGAAAATCTCAAACAATTAGCTGTAATTCTCTGAGAAATTTCATGAAGGCATATTTTCAAGGTAACTTTCAAATTATTTAACATGAATCTGAAATCTTTGGctcttcttaaaaaaaaagtggacaacaacaatcacaacaacaaaTCAATATAAGTAAAATGCATCTGAAAATATTTTCACATAACTATATAAAATAATTTAATACATAACATATACAAGAGTATTATATATCAATGATTTTTGTAAAGTGTGAAGCAACtattagaattaagagagagagagagagagagagagagagagagagagagagagagagagagagagagagagagagagagaataaacatataagcaaacaaattgtgtgtgtgtgtgtgtgtgtgtgtgtgtgtgtgtgtgtgtgtgtgtgtgtgtgtgtgtgtgtgtgtgtgtgtttcactgtttgatctgctgcagtctctgacgagacagccagacgttaccctacggaacgagctcagagctcattatttccgatcttcggataggcctgagaccaggcacacaccacacatcgggacaacaaggtcacaactcctcgatttacatcccatacctactcactgctaggtgaacaggggctacacgtgacacacccaaatatctccacccggccggggaatcgaaccctggtcttCTGGCTAGTAAAGCCAGtgcactgagctaccgggtgtgtgtgtgtgtgtgtgtttatttattcactgttGCATGTTGGTCATACcacccagccttccccattaaggaatgagctctgagctcatagaccaatcttcagaTAGGACCGAGACCACACCAcattccacacactgggaaaatgATGCCACAACCCCCTCGAATTACATTCcatacctatttgctgctaagtgaacaagcgctacacattaagaggatgtgtgtgtgtgtgtgtgtgtgtgtgtgtgtgtgtgtgtgtgtgtgtgtgtgtgtgtgtgtgtgtgtgtgtgtgtgtttcaaataaTAGAATAACACTGCAACTTAATTTCCTCAGGGTTTCATATGAATCCTCAAAATCAATAGTCTGTCTATGCATGTTATATCATTGAAGTCAATACATTTTCCTTCCACTGGTAAGATGAGTCTTATCATGAAGATCATACTGACTGAATGTTTTATAATACAAACTCCATGTTCTGAAGACTAAAGCAGCAAATAAGTataataacacaaaaattaacatatttacatgtatttatgttttttttctggtctCAAGACAGTAACTGCTGCACTTGTACCTGAATGCATGAAGATTCACATGTGAATTTATAGCTATAAGAAATAACACCTTCCAATATTTATTCAAGAAGTAAATCAAGCAAAAATCACCAGCAAAAGATGGTTTGATAGGAACCACTCAGTGGCAAGGTAGGTTAGTGCTTGTATTAATATTATGTAGCatgcaaagaaaaggaaaagtgagttAAAGGAAACTTAAATGAAGACTTCATGAACCTTGTTAAGTCGCTTATTTTCCTCCTGACGCTCACGAGCCTCATCGATGGTGGATGGGGTAGGGACTCCCATAGGCACTGACACTAGGTCGCGCTCAAACATAAGGATGTTCTCAGCCTCCACTGTAAAAGATGACCAGTACAACattactaagtttttttttttatgcattctcaATTATTATATGTGTCTGTCACATGACTATTCATAATTGTGAGCACTAGCATAACTCTGAATATTTACATTAACACAAAATACTAAAATGTTTTTTGGTTAGGCAATACtcagc from Portunus trituberculatus isolate SZX2019 chromosome 47, ASM1759143v1, whole genome shotgun sequence carries:
- the LOC123520622 gene encoding plasminogen receptor (KT)-like isoform X2, with amino-acid sequence MITGFRRTRKPGTLVPLLPLSFILAYQADLAYGSKLNRIKMEAENILMFERDLVSVPMGVPTPSTIDEARERQEENKRLNKVHEVFI